The Bradysia coprophila strain Holo2 unplaced genomic scaffold, BU_Bcop_v1 contig_732, whole genome shotgun sequence genome has a window encoding:
- the LOC119084479 gene encoding lymphokine-activated killer T-cell-originated protein kinase: MFITPCKQQKQKQIFGTPLNVPASPFLKQLGYGTGVQVFRFERQPDATGSTKSPWALKCLSRRHNNDPDSKTMISSRLLEEADILRSLNHPNIVGFRGLKKLQDGRDTLIMEECSASLGDLLEERHDDKLGPLPADQMRKVCLDMCEALKYLHDTVHLLHGDIKSFNVLIKNDFEICKLCDFGVSLPLNADGYIDLVKKPDAKYIGTGCWCAPEALIDDNVQSISSKADIFSFGLVLYECIACVPPHTYATDDGDTDDVEKTEDSDANESSDLEDEDGFDFEALMGTRPPLPVVESLDKEYNMLIEIFYLCTNEAPEDRPTAGCLADALKTYFSQ, encoded by the exons aTGTTCATCACTCCGTGCAAGCAGCAAAAGCAAAAGCAAATTTTCGGAACACCATTGAATGTTCCAGCATCGCCATTCCTGAAACAGTTAGGCTATGGTACAG GTGTCCAAGTGTTTCGTTTTGAACGCCAGCCTGATGCAACCGGCAGCACGAAATCGCCGTGGGCACTAAAATGCCTTtcaaggagacataacaatgATCCCGACAGTAAAACAATGATTTCATCACGGTTGCTGGAAGAAGCTGATATTTTACG GTCATTGAATCATCCGAACATCGTTGGTTTCCGCGGGTTAAAAAAACTACAAGACGGCAGAGACACACTGATCATGGAAGAGTGTAGTGCATCACTGGGCGATTTACTGGAGGAAAGGCACGACGATAAATTGGGACCGTTACCTGCTGATCAAATGCGGAAGGTTTGTCTGGATATGTGCGAAGCACTCAAATATCTACATGATACCGTTCACTTACTGCACGGAGACATTAAATCGTTCAAC gttttgataaaaaatgacttcgAAATATGCAAACTGTGCGATTTCGGGGTCAGTCTGCCGTTGAATGCTGATGGCTACATTGATCTGGTCAAAAAACCCGACGCCAAGTATATCGGTACTGGTTGCTGGTGTGCTCCCGAGGCTCTGATCGATGACAATGTCCAATCAATCAGTTCGAAAGCAGATATCTTTAGCTTCGGTTTGGTGTTATACGAATGCATTGCGTGTGTACCTCCACATACCTACGCGACGGACGACGGAGACACGGATGATGTCGAAAAAACCGAAGACAGCGACGCAAACGAATCGTCTGACCTGGAAGACGAGGATGGCTTCGATTTCGAGGCTCTAATGGGAACTCGACCACCATTACCTGTCGTTGAGTCTTTGGACAAGGAGTACAATAtgttgattgaaattttctatctgTGCACCAACGAAGCACCGGAAGATCGTCCAACTGCTGGCTGTCTAGCTGATGCGTTGAAGACTTATTTCagtcaatga
- the LOC119084477 gene encoding leucine-rich repeat-containing protein 47-like: MWPEVESTKSANKRELKLHGAAISERIDKDGLDTSIFDLINLNLLNISDTSLKILPPQISNLTNLQTLLLFGNELIELPQCIGKLDKLKVLDVSRNKLASLPQELSELINLTTINLSNNELVSFPIQLKLTKLGQLDLSYNKLTEFPDICNEHFVNLSEVSLQNNEIVEIPDDIQQLVGLKHFNMSVNHITALPKALATISKLKDLHLSGNPISDKRLLKLIDQCRTKQVTDYVKQHGSESAKDDGKSTKNRPTKKQTTKTTVTSVHKLIVCRHIEDSSARVIYMDNVKDVRPFILCCTVRNVNLDGTNFKKFLQIQTKLHETVCDKREKSTIATHDLDKVKGGVVKFTARDPRLIGIIPLGKAKKVSAQKLYDNLKAEAEALRKEKKRNVFSGIHKYLYMLDKKETFACVEDGEGNVISLPPLTNGDLTKISPETTNVFIEVTSSTSLGDCRTTIELLLKEMLLAGFGVMENVESSEETTVLNVLNVQQVKITDLDGNLRTVYPSKTDLHFDELSNISVDRE, translated from the exons atgtggcCCGAGGTTGAATCGACGAAAAGTGCTAACAAACGCGAATTGAAGCTCCACGGAGCTGCAATATCCGAAAGGATTGACAAAGACGGTCTGGACACATCCATCTTCGATTtgatcaatttaaatttactgaaCATCAGTGACACATCGTTGAAAATCCTTCCGCCTCAGATATCTAACCtaacaaatttgcaaactttattGCTGTTCGGCAACGAATTAATCGAATTACCGCAATGTATCGGTAAATTAGACAAATTGAAGGTGCTAGATGTGTCACGGAACAAATTGGCATCTTTGCCGCAAGAATTGTCCGAATTGATCAATTTGACTACAATCAATTTGTCGAACAACGAATTAG TGTCATTTCCTATACAATTGAAATTAACCAAATTGGGGCAGTTGGATTTGTCGTACAACAAATTGACGGAATTTCCAGACATTTGCAATGAACATTTCGTCAACTTGTCGGAAGTGAGCCttcaaaataatgaaatcGTCGAAATTCCGGATGACATTCAACAATTGGTCGGCTTAAAGCATTTCAACATGTCAGTTAATCATATCACTGCCTTACCGAAGGCATTAGCAACAATATCCAAACTGAAGG ATCTTCATCTCAGTGGCAATCCAATCAGCGATAAGCGTCTGCTGAAGCTGATCGATCAATGCCGTACGAAACAGGTGACCGATTACGTCAAACAACACGGAAGCGAATCAGCCAAAGATGATGGCAAATCAACCAAAAATCGTCCAACCAAAAAGCAAACCACAAAAACCACAGTCACATCCGTCCACAAACTGATCGTATGCCGTCACATCGAAGACAGTAGCGCCCGCGTCATTTACATGGACAATGTAAAGGATGTTCGACCGTTCATTCTTTGCTGCACGGTGCGTAATGTTAACTTGGACGGTacaaatttcaagaaatttctaCAAATCCAAACCAAACTCCACGAAACTGTTTGTGACAAAAGGGAAAAATCGACAATCGCCACACACGATTTGGACAAGGTCAAAGGTGGTGTTGTTAAGTTCACGGCAAGGGATCCCCGTTTGATTGGAATCATTCCGCTGGGAAAGGCGAAGAAGGTTTCCGCCCAGAAGTTGTATGACAATTTGAAAGCCGAAGCGGAAGCGCTGCGAAAGGAGAAGAAGCGAAACGTATTTTCGGGTATTCATAAGTACCTGTACATGCTGGACAAAAAGGAGACGTTCGCTTGTGTCGAAGATGGTGAGGGTAATGTTATCAGTCTACCACCGCTAACAAATGGAGATCTGACTAAG ATATCTCCAGAGACAACCAATGTATTTATTGAGGTCACCAGCAGCACATCGCTCG GTGACTGTCGCACCACTATCGAACTTCTGTTGAAGGAAATGTTGCTGGCCGGTTTCGGTGTTATGGAGAATGTGGAATCCAGCGAAGAGACGACCGTACTGAATGTGCTAAACGTTCAGCAAGTTAAGATCACCGATCTGGATGGTAACCTACGAACAGTGTATCCGTCCAAAACGGATCTTCATTTCGATGAATTGTCGAACATATCAGTTGATAGGGAGTAA
- the LOC119084478 gene encoding multiple inositol polyphosphate phosphatase 1 yields MFRLLIISTVLVLCKCNESNAPQCFDSTKENLKLHLGTKTPYRFIFNRNDTAVTYQGCQPRRIWSVIRHGTRNPKRKVIYAINVHLANVRNHIIDQRNPKLCPHDLERLRNWRSQVNVDEEKHLTYEGSDELLQLAERIQNRFPSLLPEQYDQQLYKFKFTDSQRTLKSFESFASGLFGRNNLSKVVHLPPTAKDPILRFYKRCSKWTTDVDDNPDASYEPKQWLESEEMNRLLRDLREKLDFDALSIDDVILMYTTCTFETAWYKFDYSPWCSIFNEDQLKIIEFYYDLKHYWKDGYGFGINHQQACPALNDMLHHLELNSSKPNSTFYFTHSGTMLKLLAHLGLYKDDFSLTHKDFNKNRKWHLETIDAFASNLVFISFECATEPYVLAMHQEKVIHIPGCPTDKDLCSLATIKGTFEWSLNWCNFDEFCENPKINTA; encoded by the exons atgttcagacTGCTCATAATATCTACGGTCTTAGTTTTGTGTAAATGCAACGAATCCAATGCTCCACAATGTTTTGATAGCACAAAGGAGAATCTTAAATTACATTTGGGCACAAAAACTCCGTAccgatttattttcaatcgaaatgaCACTGCCGTAACTTACCAAG GCTGCCAACCACGCAGAATATGGTCAG TCATCCGACACGGAACGCGAAATCCCAAACGTAAAGTAATCTACGCTATCAATGTGCACTTAGCAAACGTTCGGAATCATATTATTGACCAAAGAAATCCGAAATTGTGTCCTCATGACCTGGAACGACTACGCAATTGGCGATCGCAAGTAAATGTGGACGAAGAGAAGCATTTAACATATGAAGGAAGCGATGAACTGCTTCAACTGGCCGAACGCATTCAGAATCGTTTCCCGTCTTTGCTACCCGAACAGTACGACCAACAGTTGTATAAA TTTAAATTCACAGACTCGCAGCGAACGCtaaaaagtttcgaaagctTTGCGTCGGGACTGTTCGGCAGGAACAATTTAAGTAAAGTTGTTCATCTTCCTCCAACGGCTAAAGATCCGATTCTGCGATTTTACAAACGATGTTCTAAGTGGACGACAGATGTCGATGACAATCCAGATGCTTCATACGAACCGAAGCAATGGTTAGAAAGCGAGGAGATGAATAGATTGCTGAGAGATTTAAGAGAGAAACTGGATTTTGATGCCTTGAGCATAG ACGATGTAATCTTGATGTACACGACATGCACATTCGAAACGGCTTGGTACAAATTTGACTATTCGCCGTGGTGTTCCATCTTTAACGAAGATCAactcaaaattattgaattttactATGACCTGAAACATTACTGGAAGGATGGTTATGGTTTCGGTATAAATCATCAGCAAGCATGTCCGGCCCTGAATGATATGCTGCATcatttgga ATTGAACTCATCTAAACCGAATTCAACATTCTATTTTACCCATTCCGGTACCATGCTAAAGCTGCTGGCACACTTGGGCCTATACAAGGACGACTTTAGTTTAACTCATaaagattttaataaaaatcggAAATGGCATCTGGAAACTATCGACGCCTTTGCATCGAATTTAGTCTTCATTTCCTTCGA ATGTGCCACGGAACCATACGTCTTGGCTATGCACCAAGAGAAGGTCATTCATATACCAGGTTGTCCAACTGATAAAGATCTTTGTAGTCTAGCTACAATTAAGGGAACATTCGAATGGTCTCTGAATTGGTgtaattttgacgaattttgcgAGAATCCAAAGATTAACACTGCATAG
- the LOC119084476 gene encoding organic cation transporter protein, whose translation MAVDHTLEELMATLGDFGRYQGFQFVLHVLSALTAGIHMLSLVTVAAVPDHRCFIDGVDTNTSFAPWNSTEILEAIPMKGDSLDGCSMYGYGNQTVSCSRYVYDDTYYKTSKTIDWDLVCDRRWMGAIAQTIYMLGVFTGAVTLGGLADRIGRKAVFCWSALLQLILGVAVAFIPEYFSFLVIRFLYGIFGSAGSYICGFVLTMELVGPSKRTACGIAFQAMFAGGVMLVAGWGALIPDRQILQMVYGLHGLLLVAHWWIMDESPRWLWMQGKFSSAVNIVSKGVKMNGRGIALDKEYYISRGNATFTKQTETSSAGISDLFKTPRLRMKTLNVCLCWFANSLVYYGLSLSAGKLYGNPFLILFLMGLVEFPSYIVIVLVLDRFGRRSITSGLMLLGGLCCIIAVFIAQGSTAATTIVMLGKLFIAGSFAVIYNYSAELFPTVVRNSAMGLGSMCARLSGALTPLITLLDSFDPKVPAVIFGIVALASGFWVMFLPETMDQPMPQSLEDGETFGTGNTCFSRGRQSKVSDNNERMVPLNTIEKS comes from the exons GCGACTTTGGCCGATACCAAGGCTTTCAATTCGTTTTACATGTGCTGTCGGCTCTCACAGCCGGTATTCACATGCTATCATTG GTTACCGTAGCAGCTGTACCTGACCACAGATGTTTCATCGACGGCGTCGACACAAACACGTCGTTCGCTCCGTGGAACTCAACCGAAATACTCGAAGCAATTCCAATGAAAGGCGACAGTTTAGATGGCTGTTCCATGTACGGTTATGGCAACCAAACCGTATCATGCAGTAGATATGTGTACGACGACACGTATTACAAAACGTCCAAGACAATTGACTGGGATTTAGTTTGCGATCGGCGTTGGATGGGCGCAATAGCGCAGACAATTTACATGCTTGGCGTGTTTACAGGTGCAGTTACGTTGGGAGGTCTAGCGGATAGAATTGGAAGAAAGGCAGTTTTCTGTTGGTCAGCTTTGTTGCAGCTGATCTTGGGCGTTGCCGTTGCATTTATACCGGAGTACTTCTCATTTTTAgtaattcgatttttgtatggaattttCGGTTCGGCCGGAAGTTATATTTGTGGCTTTGTATTGACCATGGAACTGGTCGGTCCCAGTAAACGAACAGCTTGTGGTATTGCATTTCAAGCTATGTTTGCTGGTGGTGTGATGCTTGTCGCTGGATGGGGAGCTTTGATTCCGGATAGACAAATTTTACAGATGGTATACGGGCTGCACGGTCTTTTGCTAGTAGCTCATTG GTGGATTATGGACGAGTCGCCACGGTGGTTATGGATGCAAGGAAAATTCAGTAGTGCCGTTAACATCGTTAGCAAGGGTGTAAAGATGAATGGTAGAGGAATTGCGTTGGACAAAGAATATTACATATCTCGCGGCAACGCTACATTCACCAAACAAACAGAAACTTCATCGGCTGGCATATCCGATCTGTTTAAAACGCCAAGACTTCGTATGAAGACGCTCAACGTGTGCCTTTGTTGGTTTGCCAACTCTCTCGTTTATTACGGACTATCGCTGAGTGCGGGAAAACTTTACGGAAATCCATTTTTGATTCTGTTCCTTATGGGATTGGTTGAGTTCCCGAGTTACATTGTTATTGTGCTGGTCTTGGATCGATTTGGTCGAAGATCTATTACTAGTGGACTTATGCTGTTGGGGGGCCTGTGCTGCATTATTGCCGTTTTCATTGCGCAAGGAAGTACAG CCGCAACAACGATTGTGATGCTTGGAAAACTGTTTATTGCTGGATCGTTTGCTGTTATCTATAACTATTCTGCCGAGCTATTTCCGACCG tTGTACGAAATTCAGCAATGGGTCTGGGATCCATGTGTGCTCGTTTATCCGGAGCATTAACTCCACTCATCACATTATTGG ACAGTTTTGACCCGAAGGTGCCGGCCGTAATATTCGGAATCGTTGCACTCGCTTCTGGATTTTGG GTGATGTTTTTACCAGAAACAATGGACCAACCGATGCCCCAAAGTTTGGAGGATGGCGAAACGTTTGGTACTGGTAATACATGTTTCTCAAGAGGACGACAATCGAAAGTGTCTGATAACAATGAACGGATGGTTCCGTTAAATACAATTGAGAAATCGTGA